In Leishmania braziliensis MHOM/BR/75/M2904 complete genome, chromosome 31, one genomic interval encodes:
- the AAT1.5 gene encoding amino acid permease → MSSQPSVKPPHHHRTRQREEFPDRISSHSGVALDSPRKSVTMVGVTSTTSLPTEARRAGQRFQRPSHSQPRRTGCLGVLQCIRDGVIKAVCTIIPPGGILSAAFNMASASIGAGILGLPSATDSAGLILATLYLIVITYFSVFSMYILALAAQNTRIKSFEGMARWLFPAGKYAFSYWAAFIRWFYGFSGCVTYVISAGNSITPMFAGAAKQHPDNSAIQFFATTQGNRVLTVIIWLFVMLPLLIPKHVDSLRYASALAVMFIVYFVIMAVVHSIRHGLPETSKHVRLSGNQVDDDKLEHNTVFLFRTGNSVIHTVGIFMFAYVCQINAYEVFWDFRPEIRTAKNYTLAAFIGMMMCGTLYLLVAVFGYLDFGSKNLLGKSLLLMFNPFDEVDIMIAYVGIMVKLCVAYALLGIAARNSLYYLIGFQHRYRNRPAAAVAGAAEELGAVDGCAAATAQCSANPVVAMADIAVVQSDGLVGADNNHGPAEATKDRNPSTSLNEDSVDEEYVDNTTEDTTYVDNIPFWQHLLVVLALSVASLLCGLFIPNINTVFGFAGAISGGFISFVFPALFIMYSGSFTVAQVGWFTYLNTYLLLICGVVGIVFGTIGTIYMTI, encoded by the coding sequence ATGTCAAGCCAGCCATCCGTGAagcctccccaccaccatcgaACGCGACAGCGCGAGGAGTTCCCCGACCGCAtcagcagccacagcggtGTCGCGCTGGACTCCCCGCGGAAGAGCGTGACGATGGTGGGCGTCACGAGCACGACTAGTCTGCCGAcggaggcgcggcgcgcaGGGCAGCGCTTCCAACGCCCGTCGCactcgcagccgcgccgcacgGGATGCCTTGGTGTTCTGCAGTGCATCCGCGACGGCGTCATCAAGGCGGTGTGCACCATCATTCCGCCTGGCGGCAttctctccgccgccttcaACATGGCGAGTGCGTCCATCGGCGCCGGCATCCTTGGTCTGCCGTCGGCGACCGACTCGGCAGGTCTCATTCTCGCCACCCTCTACCTCATCGTCATCACGTACTTCTCCGTGTTCTCCATGTACATCCTCGCACTCGCGGCGCAGAATACGCGCATCAAGAGCTTCGAGGGCATGGCGCGCTGGCTCTTCCCGGCCGGAAAGTACGCCTTCTCCTACTGGGCCGCGTTCATTCGCTGGTTCTACGGCTTTTCCGGGTGCGTCACGTACGTCATCAGCGCCGGCAACTCCATTACACCCATGTTCGCCGGTGCGGCAAAGCAGCACCCCGACAACAGCGCGATCCAATTCTTCGCCACCACGCAGGGCAACCGCGTTCTCACAGTCATCATTTGGCTCTTCgtgatgctgccgctgctcattcCGAAGCATGTCGACTCGCTCCGCTACGCCTCCGCTCTCGCGGTGATGTTTATTGTGTACTTCGTCATTATGGCTGTCGTGCACAGCATCCGGCACGGACTGCCCGAAACGTCCAAGCACGTGCGGCTGTCCGGCAATCAAGTGGATGATGACAAGCTGGAGCACAATACcgtgtttctttttcgcACAGGCAACTCTGTAATCCACACCGTGGGCATCTTTATGTTTGCGTACGTCTGTCAGATCAACGCGTACGAGGTTTTCTGGGATTTCAGGCCGGAGATTCGCACGGCGAAGAACTACACGCTGGCAGCGTTCATCGGCATGATGATGTGCGGCACGCTGTACCTGCTGGTCGCCGTGTTCGGCTACCTTGACTTTGGCAGCAAGAACCTGCTGGGcaagtcgctgctgctcatgttCAACCCATTCGATGAGGTGGACATCATGATCGCCTACGTTGGCATCATGGTCAAGCTGTGCGTCGCCTACGCACTGCTCGGCATTGCGGCGCGCAACTCCTTGTACTACCTGATCGGCTTCCAGCACCGCTACCGCAACCgccccgctgcggcggtcgcaggcgctgcggaggagctcggcgctgtcgatggctgcgccgctgctaccgccCAGTGCAGCGCGAATCCGGTCGTGGCCATGGCGGACATCGCCGTCGTCCAGTCCGACGGTCTCGTCGGGGCGGACAACAACCACGGCCCCGCGGAGGCGACGAAGGACCGCAATCCGTCCACTTCCCTCAACGAGGACTCCGTGGACGAGGAGTACGTGGACAACACCACCGAGGACACGACGTACGTGGACAACATCCCGTTCTGGCAGCACCTGCTCGTCGTGCTCGCCCTCTCCgtcgcgtcgctgctgtgcggcctGTTCATCCCGAACATCAACACCGTCTTCGGTTTTGCTGGCGCGATCAGTGGCGGCTTCATCTCCTTTGTCTTCCCCGCACTGTTCATCATGTACTCGGGCAGCTTcacggtggcgcaggtgggTTGGTTCACGTACCTGAACACGTACCTGCTGCTGATCTGTGGCGTTGTCGGCATTGTATTTGGCACCATCGGCACCATCTACATGACGATTTAG